The DNA segment tacattcaggagatcgtccgacttcatggagtgcctgtgagcattgtcagcgatcgggaccccaggtttacttctagattctgggagagtgttcagcgtgcgatgggtactactctcagtttgagtacagcctatcatccgaaaactgatggtcagtcagagcgcactatccgtacgttagaggatatgcttagagcgtgcgtcatggattttggttcaacctggcaggatcatttgccgttgaacgagttcgcttacaacaacagctatcacactagtattgggatggcaccttttgaggcgttgtatgggcgacgttgtcgtactccactcttctgggaagaagtggggaagagacaggctgaaggaccgaagtttatccagcaggcgatagacattgttgatcagatcaagaaacggattaagactgcacaggatcgtcaggccagttatgctaatatcaaacgtaggcctttgcagttcgaggtcggggagaaagtgtttctgagagtgtcacctttccgcaagattctcagatttggccttaagggcaagttgtctcccagatttatcggtccgtttgagatcttggagagtattggcgatttggcttatcgactagctttgccaccgcatctatccagtattcacgacgtgttccacgtatctctgttgcgacggtatgtggcggatgaatctcatattctgcagcggtctaaGGTTTAGGTAGACAAGGacttgacttatgttgagaaacctcttcgcatccttgattataaggataaggttttacggaacaaagtcattcctttggttttagttcagtggcagcaccgaggcactgaggaagctacttgggagcttgaggacaggatgcgtaaagaccatcctgagttgttttgatttcattctttaagttgtattcagtttcaaactctgtaaacgtttgatttgaataaaagaatgtttctgatttctgtatttgcgttcggtacttaagatctgatttcgaggacgaaatatcttaagtgggggagaatgtagtagcccgtaccctaattgagtaattaaaggattaatgctaattaattgagttaggtatcggacggatcggaagctccgaaggcacgatcggaagctccgaacaggatcggaagctccgatgagcgatcggaggcaccgatgttattacttcaggcatgacgtgtggttggatcggaagctccgatcaggaccggaagctccgatcacccctatccggagtcaacaagtgatattttgacacgtggcagatcaggatcttcggaagctccgatggcaggatcggacgttccgatcgaggttcggacgttccgatcaaggatcggaagttccgatcgttgtctataaatagaaggccgagacttcactttcatttgccaattccgagttctcctttcctttctagtccttttggagctgttctagtcttcttaggcttggtccggaggtcggcgaggcgttcggtagtcgtagcggagttgtgcccaagttctggaggcatcgacatcaaagggctaacgacgaacgaaggtatagcttttgcttcctataaatatttaggagtatgcaatagcttagttaaggcttttagagcactttaatgataatagtatcatttggcagtgtagagcagactataggcgtggacctagagttggtagagctttcactgttttgaggtacgaaagtactgttcgagatatcctgactgagtatgcatgtattatgtgaccgcatgatttatatgccattatgctgcattcatttgcatcttgctgtatctccttcgagatgtctgttagtagggttttaccctatcctgttagtggatggacttccatcgatttgggtccggcgtatccacgattatctcggtatgggagccacctcctgaagcgacggcacagcgtgctacataccagggcccggtctgtctctgttatctgatccttgacctcgagtctatagggagttcactttgcatgcatgtatactcatactctcgcactgagcgttttatgctcacgtctcgtactctgtatttttctggacaccctattccatggggcaggtttgcgattggacgaggagggtggatccaggaggggctagtcagtggttggccagctggagcttcgtctaggttttattactgttgtttgggtttatacagctattcgatttggttgtatattattggaaaattacagattcctttacttgggattgtataatgttattggattccgcagttttattctgatatctgttttattaagttaattgcatgcataagttctgtttagtaggtgatccgggtaagggtcactacaataggattgatgagttcatgattggtattggttttgtgagaagccaatatgatagatgtgtctatctgaagaaggatgaaaggcaggttatcttgtacctactaatttacgttgatgatatcttgatcgcaAGTAAAAGTAAGACAGagatatcatccttgaaacaacagctcaacacagagtttgagatgaaagatctaGGTGAAGCGAAGAGAATTCTGGGCATGGACATAGTGAGAAACGGGAAAAGACAGGAGATTCATCTGAGTCAGAAGAACTATTTAAAGAAGGTTGTTCTGCGGTATAATATGAATCATGCAAAATCTGTCTTGACCCCTCTGGGACGgcatttgaagctatctgcgaatcagtcacctgaaagtgaggaagacaagatgaagatggctggtattccatatgctagtggagtggggagtctcatatatggaatggtgtgtagtAGGCCTGATCTGGCATACGCAATCAGTGTAGTGTCAAGATTTATGGCTAATCCGGGAACATATCATTGGGAAGCTTTGAAGTGGATTCTccgatatctcataaacacaacTGGGCTGGGATTGAAGTTTGAGAAACAGCAATATGGGATTGATCCGGTAGTTGGATATTTGGATTCAGATTTTGCTGGGAACTTAGACACGAGAAAGTCGTTGACTGGTtatgtgttcaccttttatggCACAACGATCACCTGGAAGTCTAATTTACAGTCAGTGGTTGCTctttctaccactgaggcagaattcatAGCTGTGACTGAGGCCATAAAGGAAGGATTGTGGTTAAAAGGGATGATAGCAAAGTTGGGtgtaaaacaagatcaagttgtagcacactgtgacaatcaaagtgcaatacacttgacgaaacaccaagtctatcatgaacgatcgaaacacATAGACGTGAAAATGCATTTCGTGAGAGATGTAATTGAAAAAGGAGATGTGATCCTTGTGAAGATAGCATCAGAAGACAACCCTGCAGATGCTATGACTAAGTCACTgccgtatgctaagttcaaaaaatttttggacttagttaatgcggtgATTGGAAATTAGCCAAGGCGGCTAGAATGGAGAGCACCATTCCTtctgaaagaatcaaggtggagattgttgaagtatgcttctatcagattgaatgggaatagagaagagatcggatTGAATTgtacagatcagatgagctcggAGTTCAGATGAGTTCACGGTGCAGATCGAGTACTGGGATCAAATCGAAGTGATGGCCAGATaagtcttcggatgagttcatgcagatagattgctcgagtactGTGACTTGGatagaagtcagatgaagtgtccGAGAAGCTATACGCTTGCAGGCAGATCGATGCAAATCGATGTACGAgggcagatcagactgatgaatgaaggcttatccggttggaccatgttgactttgtaattgggccgtaagttaatgttgacctaaagcccaagatgaaagtcggtttAATCCTCTATAAATACAGATGGAAGATGGCTGCAACGAACATaatagaaaatcaaattcttcagaatataatgagagaagaaaagagagatttcggaggagagaAACAAGCGAAGATTGTAACGGGAAGAATTCAAGAATAAAAAGCTtgaattgagtctgtatctagcttgagaGTTTTTCGTTGTTCAtatctgtaataagctctgtttTTGAGCTTGGGTTGTTCTGTTGggtgattaataaaatttttgtgtTACTCTC comes from the Henckelia pumila isolate YLH828 chromosome 1, ASM3356847v2, whole genome shotgun sequence genome and includes:
- the LOC140864851 gene encoding secreted RxLR effector protein 161-like, with protein sequence MVCSRPDLAYAISVVSRFMANPGTYHWEALKWILRYLINTTGLGLKFEKQQYGIDPVVGYLDSDFAGNLDTRKSLTGYVFTFYGTTITWKSNLQSVVALSTTEAEFIAVTEAIKEGLWLKGMIAKLGVKQDQIASEDNPADAMTKSLPYAKFKKFLDLVNAVIGN